One part of the Salvelinus fontinalis isolate EN_2023a chromosome 4, ASM2944872v1, whole genome shotgun sequence genome encodes these proteins:
- the gdnfb gene encoding glial cell line-derived neurotrophic factor, translating into MKLWDTLTTCFVLLSSVHTSPLRNRQSTKRTRASESLHDFPPMHLSIFSTKSPETADREELSVETQYNMDELQPEQFEDVVDFIKVTISRLKSSLHLDTGSRIRMKRERRKGGKGATRGKDQRERSGSGRGKGGRGQGCLLKQIHLNVTDLGLGYQTSEEMIFRYCSGPCRISETNYDKIVNNLTQNKRLLPETPPHACCRPVAFDDDLSFLDDHLMYHTMKKHSARRCGCV; encoded by the exons ATGAAGTTATGGGACACCCTTACCACCTGTTTCGTGCTGCTGAGCAGCGTACATACGAGCCCTCTCCGGAACCGACAGTCCACAAAAAGAACACGCGCTTCAGAGAGTCTCCATGACTTCCCGCCAATGCATCTCAGTATATTTTCAACCAAAAGTCCAGAAACAGCCGACAGGGAAGAGCTATCTGTAGAAACACAAT ATAACATGGATGAGCTTCAGCCAGAGCAGTTTGAGGATGTGGTGGATTTCATCAAAGTCACCATCAGTAGACTGAAGAGCTCGTTACACCTGGACACGGGCTCAAGGATACGAATGAAacgagagagaaggaaaggagggaaGGGAGCAACCAGAGGAAAGGACCAGAGGGAGAGGTCTGGGAGCGGACGAGGGAAAGGGGGCAGAGGACAAGGCTGTCTGCTCAAACAGATCCACCTGAATGTGACGGACCTGGGTTTAGGTTATCAAACCAGCGAGGAAATGATCTTCCGGTACTGCAGCGGGCCTTGCAGGATCTCGGAAACCAACTACGATAAAATCGTCAACAACCTCACCCAAAACAAGAGGCTCCTGCCGGAAACGCCGCCTCACGCTTGCTGTCGACCAGTCGCCTTTGACGATGACCTGTCCTTCCTGGATGACCACTTGATGTACCATACAATGAAGAAGCATTCTGCCCGGAGGTGTGGctgtgtctga